In one window of Cydia fagiglandana chromosome 1, ilCydFagi1.1, whole genome shotgun sequence DNA:
- the LOC134671583 gene encoding cyclin-dependent kinases regulatory subunit-like, translating to MPVDQIQYSERYNDDVYEYRHVILPPDIARLVPKSHLMTETEWRNLGVQQSPGWLHFMVHNPEPHVLLFRRPRTDIQPPVNGLDSNTSSTVKV from the exons ATGCCCGTGGACCAGATTCAATACTCCGAAAGATATAATGATGACGTATATGAATATAG ACATGTCATCTTACCACCGGACATCGCTCGGCTTGTGCCCAAGTCCCATCTAATGACGGAGACAGAATGGCGGAACCTCGGAGTGCAGCAGTCCCCCGGCTGGCTCCATTTCATGGTCCACAACCCGGAGCCCCATGTCCTGCTGTTCCGGAGACCACGGACGGACATTCAGCCGCCGGTCAACGGGTTAGATAGTAATACAAGCTCGACTGTCAAAGTATAG